The sequence below is a genomic window from Nitrospirota bacterium.
TTACTGTTTAATGATATATACTTCCTCCACTCGTATAGTGCGCGGCGCTTTCGTTGGGAAACACCATAAATAGGGCCGGATAGCATATAAGTATTAGAAGCCCAATTAATAATTTCATGAGAAGTTCCAACTTGTTTATGTAAAAAAGAAATAATAGATGCTGATGCTGAGTTTGATAGCATTTGGCCTATGACAGAATAAACAATTGCATCATCTATTGATGTCCAGTAAGGCAGGTTAATGTTCAGACTACCAATTTTATGAATTACTTGATTAAATTTTTTTCTTTTTGATAATATTTCAGTATAGACATCGAATTTATTCATCATTGAAACATCTTTATGAGGCGTAAGTCTACATCCTATCGATAAGTGTTTTCCACTCATCTTCCTTCCAAATAAGATTTCCAGTATTGAATAAATAACCACTATCGTGAGCAAACTCTCCTATGCCTTCAAACGTAACAGAACCCTCTACTCCTTCTCTATTTTTAATTATGTCCAGATCTCCTGGATTGATAGGACCATTCCACGATAGTATTTTATAATGCTTCTTGCCCTTCTTGCCAGTATATGACAATTCTTGATACTTTTTATTTTGAATTACAAAGCCACAAATGTAAGCAGGTATTGGTTTAAAACTTGGTAGACTATCAAAGAGTAATTCTGATTCTTTACCTGTTAAACAACCAATTTCTTCCCCCTTCTTTAAAACCTTATCTCTGAACACACTTATTTTTTTAAAGAATGCAAATAGGTGATCTCTCCCTGTTCCCACTTTGACCAAGACATGTATATCGGAGTGATTAAACTGGTCGCCTGGAATATCAAGCCAAATACCGTTCCACTTGGTGGTTTTTACACTAATTTTTAATTTGGGGGGTCTATATTCTCCTGCAACTTCCTTTATTTGATGAATATCCATTGGTAAATATTCTTCCAGTTGCCCAACTTCATGGCCCAACTTTGCGTCAATCTTCCACCTTTTTTCTAAATAAAGCAAGAAAGCAAGCTCGCCCAAATATCCTCTAGTCATATCAGCCCATAATTGTCCTAAATCCCTCTGGCGGCTCCCTCCATAGTCTGTTGCCGCAGTGGTACTTAAAATTTTGAGCGCGTCAATACACATTCTGGTATAACCGTCTTCATCAATAAAAACACAATTTGGGAAAAACCTCTGTTCGAACCATTCGCCTGATTCTTCCTCAGTTGTTTCTTGACCTATTATGGCCTTTTCTAATATCTTTTTTGCTTCCTCTTTAGAAACATTCAGCGCATTCTCAATAGATTCAAAAGCTCTAAGATTTGTCATTAATCCCCCACGGTTATTATTAGCCAACCAATTCCAACTGCTCAAAGTTGTTTGATATAATACTTGGATATTGTATATTTGCTAATGTTTTTAAAATAGATGTGAATATTATTTCAGATAATTTAGGAGGGACTGCCATCCCGATTTGTTTTCTTACACTTTCCTTGGATCCTTCAAACACAAAATCATCAGGAAACGATTGGAGTCTTGCACGCTCTCTATTTGTAAGCGCACGAGGTTCGTAGTAGTGATATCCATGAGTACCCCCCCCGCCGCTGCCGGTAATGGTGTATGATGGTTTGTCTGGATGTAAACGCCGATAAATTTGACTCAACTTCGCACCTTTAACATTGAGGCGTAAATGCGCCGGTAAATCTGCAGTCCATGCATTTTCCCATGGCTTTGTATTCTTTAATCTCTCAATAACTATTTTTGACTGTAACGTGAAATCATTATTAGGGGCGCCGCTGGGGATTGGAGGGTTTTCTAATGCTTCTCTTGCTGTCATTGGGTTTGATTGTGTAGTGGGTTTTGGTATTTTAAAAAATAAATTAAGATCCTTATCAAAGCCTACAATAATAAGTCTCCATCTGGTTTGAGGAATCCCGTATTCTTCTGCTTTATACAAATGCGGTGTAATATTATATCCGTTGCCAGCTTGTTTCAAGTCATTAAGAATTGTCTCAAAAGCTCTTCCTTCATTTGCTGATGTTATTCCGCCAACATTTTCTGCAACAAAAATTCTTGGCTTGAAATTGTTCAATATTTTAACACCATAAGTATATAGCGGGCCAAATATGCCATCGAAGCCTTTTTGTTCACCAACAATACTAAAATCATTACATGGAAATCCGTAAGCAAAAATATCTATTGGTGAAAGATGCAAAAAATTTATATGGCGTACATCCTCGCAGATCACAGAATAGGGTCTGTCTTGGCAGATGTTCCTTATATAGGTTTTACAAGAATCTGAATTATAATCATTTGCCCATTCATGTTGAATACTATATATAATATCAGCAGTTTCAACTTTAGAGTGTATTGCCCCTAATGCGAGGCCGCCAGGCCCAGAGAACAACTCCCCTAATTTTAAAACGATATGTTTTTTCTCTTGAATCATAATGTCAATCTCTATTTTGTTAATAACAGAATATAAATGTTATTAAAATCAGTAGTAGGAAATAAAGGAATCATATTTAATATTTATTTCTGCTTAAAATTACAATAAAAAATAAACACCTTTTATTGTCTCTACTATAAGTTATTTGTTTTGTTTGAATAAAATAGCAGTATCATAATACCATGTCAAATCCAAAATCCGGATAATATAGTTTCGACTGCTACAACAACATGGAGTAAGTTTCAATGAAATTCCATGGGGGGTAATAATGTCATGGTTGCCGCTTTGATGTAATTTGTAACCCCTATTGATGTTATCCCGGATGTAATCCCGGGGATTGGATTCTGTGATGATATTGCGGTTTTGCTGACTGTTAAGAGCCTGATTGGAGATGTGCATGGAGCCTGTTGAGCGTTTTGCCGGTGCATTGCTTGTGCTGGCGACCGGTGATGCTATTGGAACGTCACTGGAATTCAGCGAACCGGGGGAATTTATACCAATTGAGGACATGGTTGGGAGTGGCCCCTTTTTACTTGAACCGGGTCAATGGACGGATGATACTTCAATGGCCTTGTGCCTTGCTGACAGCCTGATTAAACGGCAGGGCTTTGATCCTCTTGATCAGATGGAAAGGTATTTTCGCTGGTATCGGGAAGGTTATATGAGCAGTACAGGATACTGTTTTGATATTGGTAATACTGTGAGGACTGCTCTTAAACGGTTTGAGAAGGAACATCAGCCGTATTGCGGTTCAAAAGACCCTCGTTCTGCCGGTAATGGATGTATCATGAGGCTGGCCCCTGTACCGCTTTTCTACTCTTTGAGGCCGGCGGAGGCTATAGAGAAATCAGGTTTAAGTTCCTTAACAACACATGGAGCACAGTCCTGTATTGATGCATGCAGATACCTTGGGGCCTTGCTGGCCGGTGCATTAAATGGGGTAACTAAAGATGATCTTCTATCAAATCGCTATACCCTTGTTTCTATGCTGTGGGATAAGGCTCCACTCGCAGATGAAATTGACAGGATCGCCGCAGGCTCATTTAAAATCAATGAGCCTCCTGTTATCAAAAGCACGGGCTATGTCATTGATACGCTGGAAGCGGCGCTCTGGGCCTTCTATCATACTGATTCTTTCAGAGAAGGCTGTTTACGTGTGGTAAATGTTGGGGGTGATGCGGATACCTCAGGGGCTGTCTATGGACAGTTGGCCGGTGCTTATTATGGTAAAGAGGGTATCCCTGAATCCTGGCTTAACAAACTTGCAAAAAGGGATTTGATTGAGGGTTTGGCAGGGAAGCTTTTTTCAATGTCCAGATTATAGAGGCTGAGGCAAAGGTGTTGATTAAATTGCAAAATAGATTACAATATTTGATGAATGAAGGAGGTGCTGAATGCAGATTATAGTTGATAAGACCCTTGAGATTTTATCAAAAGACTTTAATCTTTCGAAAGAGGATATGTTAAAAGAAGGAGTGAAATATTTTCTGGAGAAAAAGCTGAGGGAAATAAAATCAGAGAGTTACAGGATAACCGGCAAATACAAAATATCATTAGTGGAAGAATTTGAAACCTTATACAGAGAAGGGGTAATATATGGGGGATGAAGTAGTTACGTATTGGCTGATAAATAGAGTTCCTTGTACTATAATTAAAAGAAGGAGGATATAAATGACTTCATTGCTTAAAGATATCGTAAAAAAAACGTATCAATTATCTGCTGAGGAACGGGCTGAGTTAGCTCATGAGCTCATTCTGAGTTTGGATGATAATATAGACGAAGGGTATATTAGTGCATGGGACTCAGAGATTGAAAAACGTGTAAGAGAAATTAAAAGCGGCACAGCAAAAGGGAGGCCGGCAGAAGAGATTCTTGCAGAGATACGAGCAAGATATTCATGAAAAATATCATTATTCAC
It includes:
- a CDS encoding ADP-ribosylglycohydrolase family protein, with the translated sequence MEPVERFAGALLVLATGDAIGTSLEFSEPGEFIPIEDMVGSGPFLLEPGQWTDDTSMALCLADSLIKRQGFDPLDQMERYFRWYREGYMSSTGYCFDIGNTVRTALKRFEKEHQPYCGSKDPRSAGNGCIMRLAPVPLFYSLRPAEAIEKSGLSSLTTHGAQSCIDACRYLGALLAGALNGVTKDDLLSNRYTLVSMLWDKAPLADEIDRIAAGSFKINEPPVIKSTGYVIDTLEAALWAFYHTDSFREGCLRVVNVGGDADTSGAVYGQLAGAYYGKEGIPESWLNKLAKRDLIEGLAGKLFSMSRL
- the dcm gene encoding DNA (cytosine-5-)-methyltransferase, encoding MVLKLGELFSGPGGLALGAIHSKVETADIIYSIQHEWANDYNSDSCKTYIRNICQDRPYSVICEDVRHINFLHLSPIDIFAYGFPCNDFSIVGEQKGFDGIFGPLYTYGVKILNNFKPRIFVAENVGGITSANEGRAFETILNDLKQAGNGYNITPHLYKAEEYGIPQTRWRLIIVGFDKDLNLFFKIPKPTTQSNPMTAREALENPPIPSGAPNNDFTLQSKIVIERLKNTKPWENAWTADLPAHLRLNVKGAKLSQIYRRLHPDKPSYTITGSGGGGTHGYHYYEPRALTNRERARLQSFPDDFVFEGSKESVRKQIGMAVPPKLSEIIFTSILKTLANIQYPSIISNNFEQLELVG
- a CDS encoding addiction module protein, with protein sequence MTSLLKDIVKKTYQLSAEERAELAHELILSLDDNIDEGYISAWDSEIEKRVREIKSGTAKGRPAEEILAEIRARYS